CTTCTAAAAAAGTGAGGCTATCCATAGCTGTTTTGAAATATTCTGAAATTTTGAAATACGATGCTCCGTAAAACATAGATAAAGGTAAAATGGCATTGTCGTAAGCAATTTTATCATCATACCATTTCCAGCTGTTATCAGAATATAGTTTATATGAATCATAAAGCTTTGATAAGAGTTTTTGGAGTATTGCTTCTGTAGTTTTATCGTTTTTATGCTCTTCAAGAAAATATACTATCCCGATAATTGAGTTTGCAATTCCTCTTAAATCTTTTAAGGATGCGAAAGCAGGCAAGGCTTTTAAAAACATTCTCAAAGCAAATTCTTTTTGACTTAATAGAGGTGCATATTTAATAGTATATCCTAAAGCCCAAATTGCTCTTCCAAATGTATCTTCAGATTTGTTATTTTGAAGGTGTTGCCTCGAATAGCTTAGCATATTTATAAAAGTGCCGCTTTCTATTTGCATATAATTAAGAAAGCTCAAAAATTTTGTAATTAAAAGCTCATTATCTTTTGAATGTGAGATTAGATTTAGCTTTATTGCTAAAATCAATGCTCGAGCATTATCATCGGTGCAATATCCATGTTTAAAATCCGGAATATTGTAAGTTGAATGCTGCAATAATCCTGTTGAATCTATTAAAGAGTTAATGTGATTTAGAGAAAATTCAGGGATACTACTTAAAAAAATTTCTTCTGTATTAGACTTATTTATTGTGTTTTTGGTAAGAATATTCCGAATAATTTTATGTGTCTTAGTCCCAATTGTGGGCCACGAAAATGTTTGTCCGTACTTAAAAGCAGACTGTTGTATAGAATGTAATTTATCTGTATTAGATAATAAATCCATTAGCTCTGATTCTAAGTCGGCATAACAATTGAAATCAAATAATATACCCCGCTCATTAGCTAATAACTCAATAGCATGCCAATATGGGGTTGAAATAACTGCTGAGCCGGAACTTACTGCATAAGAAAGTGTTCCGCTTGTAATTTGAGCTTCGTTTAAGTAAGGAGTGATATAAATGTCGCAGGCTTGCAGATAGTTTTTTAACTCAGTTTCACTTACATACTTATCTAAAAAAAATATATTTTTACTTACTCCTAACTCTTTAGATAGCTTAATAAGAGATTCTCTATAAGCTTCTCCTTCGTTTTCAACAATATGAGGATGTGTTTTTCCAAGTATTATGTAGCGTACTTCAGGATAAGCTTTGCAGACTTTTGGTAAGGCCTTAATGGCTATTTCTATTCCTTTTGACTGTCCAATTAAGCCAAATGTCATTAAAATTGTGTAATCCTGCCAGCCTAAATCTTCTTTGGCTGTTTTTGTATCCGAGCTTTTAAAAACCGGAACTCCATGTGGAATAACCGATATTTTTTTATCTGAGATATGGTGATCT
The genomic region above belongs to Bacteroidales bacterium and contains:
- a CDS encoding glycosyltransferase family 4 protein translates to MKIAIIGNYPPRRCGIATFTQNFVEALLADKKNSISSKIQIDVFAMDDNKDSYDYPKIVKQSIRQNHTEDYFEIVNIINEGNYDYCYIQHEFGIFGGHSGLFVNIFLSQIKTPIFITLHSVLKELNFHQKRILENMVLFSTQLVVMSEFAREILIIDHHISDKKISVIPHGVPVFKSSDTKTAKEDLGWQDYTILMTFGLIGQSKGIEIAIKALPKVCKAYPEVRYIILGKTHPHIVENEGEAYRESLIKLSKELGVSKNIFFLDKYVSETELKNYLQACDIYITPYLNEAQITSGTLSYAVSSGSAVISTPYWHAIELLANERGILFDFNCYADLESELMDLLSNTDKLHSIQQSAFKYGQTFSWPTIGTKTHKIIRNILTKNTINKSNTEEIFLSSIPEFSLNHINSLIDSTGLLQHSTYNIPDFKHGYCTDDNARALILAIKLNLISHSKDNELLITKFLSFLNYMQIESGTFINMLSYSRQHLQNNKSEDTFGRAIWALGYTIKYAPLLSQKEFALRMFLKALPAFASLKDLRGIANSIIGIVYFLEEHKNDKTTEAILQKLLSKLYDSYKLYSDNSWKWYDDKIAYDNAILPLSMFYGASYFKISEYFKTAMDSLTFLEAVSYKDNHLSLIGNEKWLEKGEPKSLFCQQPIDAMAFTLIYQYLYKLTNKNIYKDKLRKSFTWFLGNNDLFTSLYDRQTEACADGLFKDNINLNQGAESNLAWLIAYLNYKYIDIN